A single window of Salmo salar chromosome ssa21, Ssal_v3.1, whole genome shotgun sequence DNA harbors:
- the sumo3b gene encoding small ubiquitin-related modifier 3, with the protein MSEEKPKEGVKTENDHINLKVAGQDGSVVQFKIKRHTPLSKLMKAYCERQGLSIRQIRFRFDGQPINETDTPAQLEMEDEDTIDVFQQQTGGSPLSPL; encoded by the exons ATGTCTGAAGAAAAGCCAAAG GAAGGAGTGAAGACTGAAAACGACCACATCAACCTAAAGGTTGCGGGTCAAGATGGGTCAGTAGTCCAGTTCAAAATTAAAAGGCATACTCCGCTCAGCAAGCTGATGAAGGCGTACTGCGAAAGACAG GGTTTGTCAATTAGACAGATAAGGTTTAGGTTTGACGGACAGCCTATTAACGAGACTGACACACCTGCACAG CTTGAGATGGAAGACGAGGATACTATTGATGTCTTTCAACAGCAGACTGgcggctctcctctctcccctctctga